In bacterium, the following proteins share a genomic window:
- a CDS encoding DUF3467 domain-containing protein: protein MEKDNKKVPQISIEISKELERGIYSNVASIIHSQDEFIFDFGILMPNRSTIVVQSRIITNPSHAKKFVLALQDNINKYEMKFGTIKTEDSFSEVQTTQTLDKIH, encoded by the coding sequence ATGGAAAAAGATAATAAAAAAGTTCCCCAAATTTCTATTGAAATTAGTAAAGAATTAGAGAGAGGAATTTATTCAAATGTAGCCAGTATTATTCATTCTCAAGATGAATTCATATTTGATTTTGGAATCCTTATGCCTAATCGCTCCACAATAGTAGTTCAATCTCGAATAATAACTAATCCTTCGCATGCTAAGAAATTTGTGTTAGCTTTACAAGATAATATAAATAAGTATGAAATGAAATTTGGGACTATTAAAACAGAAGACTCTTTTTCTGAGGTTCAGACTACTCAAACTTTAGATAAGATCCATTAA